DNA sequence from the Pseudoduganella plicata genome:
AAAGCGGTCATCATCGGCTTCAACGCCCGTGCCGACGGCCAGGCCCGCAAGCTGGCCGAAGCCAACGGTGTGGACATCCGCTACTACAACATCATTTATGATGCGATCGAAGAGGTCAAGGCGGCACTGTCGGGCATGCTGGCACCGGAGAAGCGCGAAACCGTCACGGGTCAGGTCGAGATTCGCCAGGTTATCCTGGTCTCGAAAGTCGGCGCGATTGCCGGCTGCCTGGTCACCGATGGTGTCGTCAAGCGTTCGTCGTCGGTCCGCCTGCTGCGCAACAACATCGTTGTCTGGACCGGCGAGATCGAGTCGCTCAAGCGCTTCAAGGACGACGCGAAGGAAGTGCGCGCCGGCCTGGAATGCGGCCTGTCGCTGAAGAACTACAACGACATTATCGTTGGCGACGTGCTGGAAGCCTTCGAAGTCACCGAAGTGGCGCGTACGCTGTAATCGCAACGAATGCGGTATCCGTGGCGGGTGCCGCCCGCTCCGCGCAAGCGGGGTGGGCGCCACCCGCCATTATTTTTATTGGTAGGACATCATGGCTAAACACAGCAAATCCATCCCGGCCCGCGGCCTGCGCGTCGCCGACCAGATCCAGAAAGACCTCTCCGAGCTGATCGCCTTCGAACTGAAGGACCCGCGCGTCGGCATGCTGACGCTGGCCGAAGTGCAGCTCACCCCGGACTACGCGCATGCGAAGATCTACTTCACGATGCTCAAGGACGACCCGGAAACGGTGAAGAACACGCTGGCCGGCCTGCAGGCCGCCGCCGGCTATCTGCGCAACCAGCTGGGCAAGCGCCTGCACATCCACACGCTGCCGCAGCTGCACTTCGTGCACGACACGTCGGCCTCGCGCGGCATCGCCATGTCCGCGCTGATCGACAAGGCCAACGCTACCCGCGCGGCCGATTACGAAGAAGACGACAAAGAATCCTGATGACGCAGCAACGAGTAAAACGGGTGCGCGACCTGGTCGACGGTGTGCTGCTGCTGGACAAACCTGTCGGGCTGTCTTCCAACGACGCGCTGATCAAGGCCAAGCGCGTACTGAACGCGAAGAAGGCGGGCCATACGGGCACGCTCGATCCGTTCGCCACGGGACTCCTGCCGCTGTGCTTCGGCGAGGCGACCAAGTTCTCGCAGGACCTGCTGGAGGCGGACAAGACGTACCTGGCCACCGTCCACCTGGGCGTTCGCACCGACACGGGCGATACGGAAGGGCAGGTACTGCAGACGTATCCCGTGGACGTCACGGTCGAACAGATCGAGGCGGCGCTGGCGCGGTTCCGGGGCCCCATCGCGCAGGTGCCGCCGATGTATTCGGCCCTGAAGCGCGACGGCAAGCCGCTCTATGAATATGCCCGTGCCGGCATCGTGCTGGAACGCGAAGCGCGCAATGTCGTCATCTACAAGCTGGAACTGGTGAGCTACGAGGCGCCGTTCGTCAAGATCGAGGTCACCTGCAGCAAGGGCACGTACATCCGCGTGCTGGGTGAAGATATCGGTGCGGCACTGGGCTGCGGTGCGCACCTGAACGCGTTGCGGCGCATCGGGGTGGGCGCGCTGCGGGCCGAGGAGATGATCACGGCCGAAGCGCTGCTGGCGCATCCGGCGCCGTTGTCGCTGCTCGCACCGGTGGACGCGCTGTTGTCGTCCTTCCCGCGCATCGACCTGACGCCGCAGCTGGCGAAGCGCTTCCTGCAGGGCCAGCGCCTGCCGCTGGGGAAGGAGCCGGCGGTGGTGACGCCGGCGTCGTATGAAGGCCGCGTGCGCGTGTATGAAGGCACCCGCTTGCTGGGCACTGGCACGCTGGGGGAGTGGGCGATTCTGGCGCCCGAGCGGTTGATCGCCGCGGCACAGTAATCCGCGGGGCTGGCGGAAGGCCAGCCCCTTTCGGGCCGGTCCAGCCTTTCGTTAACCAAACGATAAGTTTTGCGTGCCAGTATACGGCCTTCCGATTACAAGGAGACGCCATGACCGACCCGTACGACCTGCAATCCCGCTACGATGCCATCTGGCACGAAGCCGCGCCGGCACTGTCGCGCGGCGACGTGTCATGCGACGCCCAACTGGCCACCGGCAACGATCCACGCCGCGGCCTGACCCTGATCGCGCGGCCCGACGCGCAGCTGGCCGCCAGCTTTTCGGCGCTGCTGGACCGGCTGACGGATATCGAACCCGAACAATATCGCCACCCGGTGCCGGACATGCACGTCACGGTGCTGTCGCTGTTCACGGCCACCGTCGACCACGAGCCCGAGCTGGCCCGGGCCGCAGCCTACCGCGCGGCCGTGGCGGCCGCCGTGCGCGGCACGCCGCCATTCACGATCGAGTTCACCGGCATCACCGCCTCGCGCGGCGCCGTGCTTGCGCAGGGTTTCCCGCAAGGCGACGCGCTGCCCGCTTTACGCGACAGGCTGCGCGACGAACTGCGTGCGCGCGGCCTCGATGGTTCGCTGGACGGCCGCTACAAGCTGGTCACGGCCCATTCGACGCTGCTGCGCTTTGTCCGTCCGCTCGCGGCGCCGAAACGCTTCCTTCATGCCCTCACGCAGCTGCGCGAAACGCCGCTGGGCGCGATGCACGTGAACGCGCTGGAACTGGTGCAGAACGACTGGTACATGTCGAGTGCGACGCTGGAGCAGCACGACCGGCACGACCTGCGCTGACAGCGCCCGTCCCCGGCATGATCCCGATATCTACACGCCGCCAGCCGCGAACCCATCCAGCACCCGCGACAGCGCCTCCGTATCGACCGGCTTGACGAAGTGATGGTCGAACCCCGCGGCGCTGGACAGCAGGCGGTCGGCCGGCTGCCCATACCCCGTCAGCGCGATCATCAGCGCCTTGGACGTCCCGGCCCGGCTGCGCAGGTGCCGCGCCAGCGCGTAGCCGTCCATGCCCGGCAGGCCGATATCGAGCACAAATGCCTGTACCTTTTCCAGCGCCCCATCGTACAACGCCATCTCGGCATCCTCGGCGACCGCCACCGTGTGGCCCTGCGCCTCCAGCAGTGCTGCCAGCGAATTGGCTCCGTCGATATTGTCGTCGACAATCATGATGCGCAGCCCCTGCGACGCGGCGCCCGGCACGTGCTGCGGGGGCACGTCGCTGCAGGCAACATCGCCGTCCGCCAGCGGCAGCGTAATGGTAAATGTGCTGCCCTGTCCTTCGCCCGGGCTCTCGGCCGTGGCGCTCCCGCCGTGCAGCGCCGTCAGGCTGCGCACCAGCGCCAGGCCCAGTCCGAGGCCACCCTGCGTGCGGTCCGGGCTGCGTTCGCCCTGGATGAACAGGTCGAAGATATCCGGTAGCAGGGCAGCGGCGATGCCGTTGCCGTTGTCGGCGATGGCGATGCGGGCGTGGCTGCCGTCCACGTCGAGCGTCAGCACGATGCGGCCGTTCGACGGCGTGTACTTGGCGGCGTTATTGAGTACGTTGGCGATGACCTGCACGAGGCGCGTGCGGTCGCCCCGCACGTGCGTCCGTTGCGGCGGCGTGCGCACCTCCAGCGCGTGCCGGCGCGACTCGATCAGCGGTAAGGCCTGCTCGACGGCGCTGTTGACGATCTGCTTCAGGTCCAGGGTCGTCATGTGCAGCTCGACCAGGCCGCGCGTGACGCGCGAGACGTCCAGCAGGTCGTCCACCAGCTCCGTCATGTGGCGCACCTGGCGCACGATGATCTCGCTGGCCATCGTCCGTGCCTTTTCGTCCGCGTGCCGTACGCGTAGCAGCTGCGCGGCCGTGCTGATGGGCGCCAGCGGATTGCGCAGTTCGTGCGCCAGCATTGCCAGGAATTCATCCTTGCGCTGGGCCGCCTCGCGCAGCGCATCCTCGGCCAGCTTCTGCGTGTGGATGTCGGTGCAGGTGCCCATCCAGCGCACGATGCGGCCAGTCTCGTCGCGAATCGGCAGCGCGCGGCCCAGCACCCAGCGGTATTCGCCGGAACGGTGGCGCAGCCGGTACTGGATCTCGTAGGTGTCGCCGGACGCCAGGCTGTGGTGCCAGGCATGCCAGGCGCGCTGCTGATCGTCCGGATGGAACACGTCGTTCCAGCCCCTGCCGTCCGTGGAGCCTGCGGGCACGCCCGTGTATTCGTACCATTGCTGGTTGTAGTAGTCGTGATAGCCGTCGGGCAGCGTGGACCAGACCATCTGCGGCATGGCGTCGGCAATCGTGCGGAATTTCGCTTCGCTGTCGCGCAGCGCCAGCATGCTGGTCAGCCGTTCCGTCGCGGTGCGGGCCCGCTCGGCCACTTCGCGCATCAGTGCACAGTCCTCCGGCGACCAGTTGCGCGGGCTGGCATTGTTGACGAACAGGACGTTCATCAGGCGGCCCCCTTCCGTCAGCGGGATGTTGACGAAGGCCGTCGAACTGCGAGCGCGCAGCGCCTCGGCGGCACTCGCCGCGCGCGGGTCGGCAAAGGCATCGTCGACGATGACAATGCGGCCAAGCTTCATGTCGTCGACATAGTCGCCATAGTCGCCCAGATCGAGGCTGCCGGACAGCGACGCGACGCCGGGCGCCGCCCAGTCGTGAGCAAAGCGTACTTCGCCCGTGCGCTGGTCGAACGCGCCATACCCTACGCGGCTCACGCCAAGCGTCTCGCCCAGGATGCGCGCGGCGGTGTAGGCGATTTCGTCGGGGGTGCGCAGGTCGCGCAGGGCGTCGGTGAGACGGATCAGCGCATCGCGGCGGGCATTGGCCTGGACCCGGTCCGTGACATCGATCCCTTCGACGAAGATCCCGCGCACCGTTCCTTCCGGCGTGCGGATGGGCTGGAACACGAAGTCGATGTAACGTTCCTCGACCGGACCGCCGGGCAGCATCTGTACCGCGTACAGCGCGCTGCTCGCGGCCAGCGGCCGGCCGCTGCGGTAGACCTCGTCGAGCAGCGCGACGTACGCGCGCCCGGCCGCGCCGCCGAAACATTCCGCCACGGAGCGGCCCACCACGTCGCGGTGGCCCGTCAGCCGCAGGAAGCCCTGGTTGAGCAGGTCCACCTGATGCGCCGGACCGGACAGCATTGCCATGAACGTGGGCGACTGCTGGAACAGCTCTGCGAACTGCCGGCTTTCGCGCGCGTGCTGGGCCTGCGCCAGCAGCTCCGACTCCATCCGCATCGTCAGCGCGTGCGCCTGCACGGCAGCCGTCACGTCTTCCACCCGATGGATAATGTGGATGAGTTCTCCGTGCTCGCCGAATACGGGTGCGTTGACGGGACTCCAGTGGCGCTGTTCGAAGCCGCCGGCCATGCCGGGGATCGGAATGTCGTACTTCTGCACGGCCATCACATCGGCCATGCCGGTCTGGCGCACGCGCATCAGCGAGGCCCGCAGGTTGGCCACGCCATCGGCATTCGGATCGCTGGGGTTGTCGGGGAACGCGTCGAAGACGTTGCGGCCCACGATGGCTTCACGCTGCGTTGCGGTGGCGCGCAGATAGGCGTCGTTTGCCGCGACGATGGTGAATTCGGGCGACAGCAGCAGGTAGGGAGCGGGGCTGGCTTCGAATACGCGCTGGTAATCCGGTGCGCCGGCAGGCGCCGGGGGACGCGATTCGCGCGGCACGCGCCGCCTCAGGTGGCGCGGGACGGGCAGGCTTCCAGTCTGATTGTCGGGTGGACTTGCGGTGGCCATGGTTGTTGGATCTATGCTTTACGACAGCATGCCAGAATTCCGGCGCCCCGTTGTTTATTGTAGGGTGGCGGCGCCGCGTTGGTTATGAGAGCCATGCCATGGTATACTAGTGGGTTCAAGTGCAGCCGCACTCGCAGTTTTTCTGTAAACACAACGACTATGTCAAATACTAAACGCGCAATTCGCAATATCGCCATCATCGCTCACGTCGACCACGGCAAAACCACCCTCGTGGACCAACTGCTGCGCCAGTCGGGCACCTTCCGTGAAAACCAGCAGGTCGACACTCGCGTCATGGACTCGAACGACCTCGAGAAAGAGCGGGGCATCACGATTCTGTCGAAGAATTGCGCCGTCGAGTACGAAGGCACCCACATCAATATCGTCGATACGCCGGGCCACGCCGACTTCGGCGGTGAAGTCGAGCGCGTGCTGTCGATGGTCGACTCCGTGCTGCTGCTGGTCGATGCGCAGGAAGGCCCGATGCCACAGACGCGTTTCGTGACGCGCAAGGCACTGGCGCTGGGCCTGAAGCCGATCGTTGTCGTCAACAAGATCGACCGTCCGGGCGCGCGCGCCGACTGGGCCATCAATGCCACGTTCGAACTGTTCGACAAGCTGGGCGCCAACGACGAGCAGCTGGACTTCCCGATTGTCTACGCCTCGGGCCTGAACGGCTATGCCGGCCTGACGGAAGACGTCCGCGGCGGCGACATGAAGCCGCTGTTCGAAGCGATCCTGCAGCACGTTCCCGTCCGTGACGACAACCCGGACGGCCCGCTGCAGATGCAGATCACGTCGCTGGACTATTCGTCGTACGTGGGCAAGATCGGTATCGGCCGCATCTCGCGCGGCCGTGTCAAGGCCGGCCAGGATGTCGTCGTGGTCGACGGTCCGGGCGCAACCCCGATCAAGGGCCGCATCAACCAGGTGCTGAACTTCAAGGGCCTGGAACGCGTGCTGGTCGATGAGGCCGTCGCCGGCGACATCGTCCTGATCAACGGTATCGAAGAAATCGGTATCGGCTCCACCGTCTGCGCACCGGACACCGTGGATCCGCTGCCGATGCTGACCGTCGACGAGCCAACGCTGACGATGAACTTCATGGTCAACAACTCGCCGCTGGCGGGCCGCGAAGGCAAGTTCGTCACGTCGCGCCAGCTGCGCGACCGCCTGGACAAGGAACTGAAGGCCAACGTGGCACTGCGCGTGGCGCCGACCGACGACGACACGATCTTCGAAGTATCGGGCCGCGGCGAACTGCACCTGACGATCCTGATCGAAAACATGCGCCGCGAAGGTTTCGAGCTGGCCGTATCGCGTCCGCGCGTGGTGTTCAAGATGGTCGACGGCGTGCGTCACGAGCCGTATGAAAACCTGTCCGTGGACGTCGAAGAAGCCAACCAGGGCGGCGTCATGGAAGAACTGGGCCGTCGTCGTGGCGACCTGCAGAACATGGAATCGGACGGCAAGGGCCGCGTGCGCCTCGAGTACCGTATCCCTGCGCGTGGCCTGATCGGCTTCCAGGGTGAGTTCATGACGCTGACGCGCGGCACGGGCCTGATGAGCCACGTGTTCGACGCCTACGCACCGGTCGACAACACCCGTGGCGAAATGGCCGGCCGCCGCAACGGCGTGCTGATCTCGCAGGACGACGGCGCCGCCGTGGCCTACGCGATCTGGAAGCTGCAGGATCGCGGCCGCATGTTCGTGTCGCACAACGACCCGGTCTATGAAGGCATGATCATCGGTATCCACTCGCGCGACAACGATCTGGTCGTCAACCCGATCAAGGGCAAGCAGCTGACCAACGTGCGTTCGTCCGGTACCGACGAAGCGGTGCGCCTGGTGCCGCCGATCCAGATGTCGCTGGAATACGCCGTCGAATTCATCGAGGACGACGAACTGGTCGAGATCACGCCGAAGTCGATCCGCCTGCGCAAGCGCTTCCTGAAAGAGCACGAGCGCAAGAAGGCTTCGCGCGAAGCGTAATACCCGTCAGTCTCTGACAAAGCCGCCGGCATCCGCAAGGAGCCGGCGGCTTTTTTTGTCGCAGCTGCCAGGAGCGTTTTATTTGCGACGTCGCCGGCCTGGCGACGTTCACGTTCACCTCCACGTCCTCCGCGCAAAAGCCGCTCAACATAATGAGCAAAACTCCCCGTTAATCATCATGCTGATTCTTTGAAATCACGCGCCTTTTTATCCGCATGCCTCCCCTAGAATAAAAAACAGCCGGGCAAGAGAGCCCGCAAAACACAGGCCAATCAAAGGCCGACACCGGAGGAGATCATCGTGACCGAGCATTCGAACAACCGCCGCATCCACGCCCGCCACTGCCGCATGAGCGCCTGCGCGTTTGCCGCGGCGCTGCTCGCGGTGCAGGCCGCGCATGCGCAGACCGCTGCCCAACCGGCTGCGACGTCGGCCGACACGCCGGCGGGCGCGCCAGCCGCCGGCACGGCCGGTGCCGGCGGTGCGCCAGGCCGCCAGGCCGGCGGCGGCGACCAGGGCAATGTCGTGATGGTGGTCGGCACGCGCAAATCCGTCGCCTCCGCGATTGACCGCAAGATCCGCAACGCCACGGTGTCCGACTCGCTGGTGGCCGAGGACATCAACCAGTTCCCCGACAAGAACGTGGGCGAAGCGCTGTCGCGGATCACCGGCGTGCAGCTGTCGCGCTCCTTCGGCGAAGGCTCGCAGGTAGCGATTCGCGGCGTGGAGCCGGACCTGAACCGGGTAGAGATCAACGGCATGTCGGTGCTGAGCACGGGCGGCGGAGCGGGGCGCGGCGCCGAGCTGCGCGAGCTGGCGTCGGAACTGATCGCGTCGATCGACGTCTACAAGGGCACCACGGCGGACATGACGGAGGGAGGCGTCGGCGGCACCGTCAGCATCAAGACGCGCAAGCCGCTCGATTTCAAGAAGCCGATGATCGCCACGACGATCTCCGGCGAACATTCGACCAGCCGCGGTGGCGTCGATCCCCGTGCCAGCCTGCTGCTGGCGGACCGCTATTTCGGCAACCGCCTCGGGCTGATGGCCAACCTCGTCTACGACAAGGTGCTGACGCAGAACGACTATGCCCGCAACACGTCGTGGCGCTTCCTGCGCGACTGGGACATGTCGGCCGAGAAGACGGTGGTCAGCCGCAACCCCGCGCTGGCGGCAATCGGCACGAAGGCGGGCTGCGATGGCGTCGCCGCGGACGACAAGACGGCCTGCCTGAATCAGTGGAACGACTACTCGCCCGGCATTCCGCGCTACGGCATCTGGACGCGCGACCACAAGCGCACGTCGGCAGAACTGACGGCCCAGTATGAATTCGCCAAGGACTTCACCGCGTTCGCCAGCTACCAGGACAACAAGCAGGACCAGCGCCTGAACGACCGCAACTACGGCACCAACTTCGAGAACATCAATCGCCTGTACAACGCCGGCAGTGCCCCGGTGTATGACGGCGCGGGCCGGCAGACCACGGCCGGCACGTGCACCCCCGTCTCCACCACGGCCACGCCGGCCGGCATGACGGTGCGCGATCATTACGTCACCGAATACACGGTCGGCGACTGCGTGTACACCGCGGGGCAGGGCGGCCAGGGCGCCTTCTACACGTCGGCCCGCGACTTCTCGCTGAACGTCCGGTCGAAATACTATTCGACGGGTTTCAACTTCAAGCGCGGCCGGCTGGAAGCGGAAGGCCTGGTCGGCAAGTCGAAGTCCGACTACATCAGCCAGAGCAACAACGTGACGATGACGATGGACGCGCCGGGGCTGAAGGTATCGCTGGACAACCAGGGCTTGCCGCACTTCGGCTTCCCGGCCGGGTATTCGCCCGAGAACAGCAGTGCGTACACGCAGGTGCAACTGCAGTACCGCCCCGAGGAAGTGAAGAACACGGAAGACCAGGTCAAGCTCGATCTGAAGTACCGACTCGACACGCCGTTCTTCACGAAGATCTGGTTCGGCGCGCAGGCGCGCAAGTCGACGGGGCGCCAGTTCAAGGGCGGCGGCTTCCTGCGCAGTAACGGTTCGGACCTGGCCGGCGTGGGCGACGACGTCATCGTCCCGAGCGCGAACGTCAACCAGACGCTGATCTGGGACCCGAACTGGAGCGGCACGCCGCGCGCGCCCGATACGCGGTCGCTGCTCAACCCTTACAGCTCGACCGCCTACGTGACCGGCGCCCAGATGGCGCAGCTGATCGACACGATCCGCACCCGCTCGCCCGGGTCCTTTTTCAAGGGCTTCGACAACGTCAGCAACCTGCCGTCGAACTGGACCGCGCCCGATTTCAACAAGGCGGCGCCGTACTTCGACCTTTCGCACTTCAACCATGATTTGGTGCAGAGCGCCCGCGCCAGCGACGGCAACGTCTATCCACAGATCCCCACCTACGGCGCCGAAGAACGCGTGCGCTCGACCTACGGCCGGCTGGACTTCGACACGGAGCTGTTCGGCTATACCATCAACGGCAACGTTGGCGCGCGCTACACGCACACCCGCGCCGTGGCGACGGGTTCGTACCAGAACAAGGTGCGCATCGCCACCGGCACGGGGACGTCCGGGTGGGTCGACTACATCGTCGAAAACGGCATCTCCAGCGTGGCGAGCTCGTACCACGACGTGCTGCCCAGCGCGAACGCGATGATGTGGCTCGTGCCGGACATCTTCCTGGCGCGCGTCGGCTGGGGCAAGGTGATGTCGCGCCCGCGCATCGACCTGCTGGCGCCGAACGCCATCTGCACCCTGAACAGCGGCAGCAGCGCCTTCGGCGGCGACGGGACGGACGACTGCACGGCCGGCAATCCGGACCTGAAGCCGTTCCGCGCCACGAACACGGACCTGTCGCTGGAATACTACCCGGGCCCGGACACGCAGGTCAGCGCGGCCTTCTTCAAGAAGGAGATCTCGAGCTACATCCTGGAGAAGCAGCTGCAGAAGGGTGTCGACGTGTTCCATGACGGCAGCCGTTGGGACGTCACGCAGCCGGTCAACGGCAAGGGCGCCACGACCAGGGGCATCGAGATCACGGCGCGCACGGCGTTCACGTTCCTGCCCGGCTGGCTGGGCGGCTTCGGCGGCGACGTCAACTACACGCGCATGACGTACAAATATGCGGCGGGCACGGAGCGCCTGAATGTCCTCGATGGCACGGTGCTGCCATATCCGGGCCTGTCGAAAAACAGCTATAACGTGGCGCTGTGGTATGACCGCGGTCCGATCAATGCCCGCGTCGCCTACAACGCGCGCGACCGCTACTACACGGGCGGAAACGACATCTCGGGCAATCCGAATTTCCAGGAGAAGACGGGCTACCTCGATGCCAAGTTCCAGTACCGCTACAATGACAACATCACGTTCTCGATCGAGGGCAAGAACCTGACGGACCAGGAGGAGATCACCGACGCGGGCGACCTGTTCCGCGTCAACGAGCTGGCCTTCTCCGGGCGCCGTTACTACGCCAGCGTCTCGCTCAAATTCTGACCATGCGCCAGTCTGTCTCCGGCGCCGCGGGCCTCGTGCTCGCGGTGTTGTTCGCATCCGTAGCCGTCGCCGCCGATGCCGCTGCCACATTCGACAATCCGTTGGTGCGGCAGCGCGCCGACCCGCACGTGACGCTGCAGCCCGACGGCCACTACTACTTCACGGCCACGGTGCCCGAATACGACCGCATCGAGCTGCGGCGTGCGCGCAGCCTCGACGCATTGGGCGCGGCCGAGTCCAGGGTGGTGTGGCGCAAGCATGCGGAAGGTCCCATGAGCCATCACATCTGGGCGCCCGAGCTGCACCGCATCGACGGCAAGTGGTACCTGTACTTCACGGCCGGGCGCGCGGATGCCATCTGGGACATCCGCCTGTACGTCCTGGAGAACGCATCGGACGATCCGTTCGCCGGACAGTGGATCGAACGGGGCCAGCTGAAGACAGGCTGGGAATCGTTCTCCCTCGACGCCACGACGTTCGCGCTGGAGGGAAAACGCTATCTGGTCTGGACGCAGCGTCCGCCTAACAGCCCGAAGCAGGTCACCGCGATCTACATTGCGCGCATGGACACGCCACTGTCCATCGCCGGCCGCGCGACGCTGCTGTCGCAGCCGGACTACCCGTGGGAGAAGGTGAAGCACGACGTCAACGAAGCACCCGCCGTGCTGGTGAAGAACGGCCGCGTGTTCCTCACCTATTCGGCCAGTGCGACGGACGCCAGCTATGCGCTGGGCATGCTGACGGCGTCCGCCGGTGCCGACCTGCTGGATGCGCGATCCTGGACCAAGTCGCCGCAGCCGGTCTTCGCCAGCAGCGCCGCCAACCGCCAGTACGGACCAGGCCACAACGCGTTTACGACGACGCCGGACGGCAAGACCGACATCCTCGTCTACCATGCGCGCAACTACCGCGACATCGTCGGCGATCCGTTGAAAAACCCGGACCGGCACACGCGCGCGCAGGCAATCGACTGGCGCGCCGACGGGACGCCCGACTTCGGTAATCCCGTCGCCGACTGAAAAAAATGAGGTAAAAGAAACGGGGTCAAAAAAACGGGGTCAGCTGCTGCTGCGTTTCCTGAACTGGGCCGCCTTGTAGCGGTTGCCGCACAGGGCCATGCTGCACCAGCGCCGCTTGTGCGCCTTCGTGCGGTCGTAGAACCACAACACGCAGTCGGGGTGCTCGCATTGCCTGACGAGGGCGAAATCGCCTTCCGCCAGCAGGCCCGCTACCGCTTCGGCAACGGGGCCGAGCAATGCCGCCAGCGTCGTGCCGCGCTGCGTGCGGGTCAGCACCAGATTGCCCGCTCCGTCGCGCTCCAGATGCGGCGCGCTGAGGCAGGCGTGCAGATACTCGTTCAGGCCGTCGATATCGCCCATCGTGTTCTCCTTGCGCTGGACGATCAACCTGTGCGCCAGCGCGCGCAGCGCTTTCGCGCGCGTCAGCAACGCATTGCGGTCGATCGCGCCGGTTTTTGGAGCGATATCATGCCGCGCCAGCCAATCCAGTACGTCGTCGCCGCTGTTCCAGTAATCGACGGTCGCGCCGTCGTTGCGCGCCTGCGTATTGAGCAGATCGAGCGCCAGATGGTCGCCTACGATTGGCGCCACGCTTATGCCGCCGTCATCCGACACTGCCGAATCCTTCATTTCGTAACCTGTAAAAATTGAGTTGACAGGTTATTTTGTGCCGCGCATACTGGGCTCACAGTAACCTGTTAAGCTAAATTATACAGGTTATTTAATCCGACCGCCTTTACACCAGGGGAATCACATGACCGCACAAAATACGCTGCTCGCCGCCGCCACCCTTGCCACCGCCTTTAACGCCAATGCCGTCGACAGTCCCGTGCAGGTCCACCACAGGACAATCGATATCCAGGGGGTGACCGTGTTCTACCGCGAGGCTGGCCCCGCACAGGCCCCGACCGTCCTGTTGCTGCACGGATTCGGCGCTTCGTCGTACATGTTCCGCGAGCTGATCCCGCGGCTGGCCGTGAAGTACCACGTGGTCGCCCCCGACTTGCCGGGCTTCGGGCAGACGTCCGTCATGCCGGGCGTGGCGTTCCGCTACACGTTCGACAACCTCGCTGCCGTGATCGACGCCTTCACCGTCGCGAAAGGCATGGAGCGCTACGCCATGTACGTGTTCGATTACGGTGCGCCGGTGGGCTGGCGGCTGGCGGTCAGGAACCCGCACAGGATTGCGGCGATCGTCAGCCAGAACGGTAACGGCTATGAGGAGGGCCTGAGCGCCGGCTGGGCGGACATGCGCAAGGCATGGGCGGCGCCCACGGCGGCGAAC
Encoded proteins:
- a CDS encoding TonB-dependent receptor, with product MTEHSNNRRIHARHCRMSACAFAAALLAVQAAHAQTAAQPAATSADTPAGAPAAGTAGAGGAPGRQAGGGDQGNVVMVVGTRKSVASAIDRKIRNATVSDSLVAEDINQFPDKNVGEALSRITGVQLSRSFGEGSQVAIRGVEPDLNRVEINGMSVLSTGGGAGRGAELRELASELIASIDVYKGTTADMTEGGVGGTVSIKTRKPLDFKKPMIATTISGEHSTSRGGVDPRASLLLADRYFGNRLGLMANLVYDKVLTQNDYARNTSWRFLRDWDMSAEKTVVSRNPALAAIGTKAGCDGVAADDKTACLNQWNDYSPGIPRYGIWTRDHKRTSAELTAQYEFAKDFTAFASYQDNKQDQRLNDRNYGTNFENINRLYNAGSAPVYDGAGRQTTAGTCTPVSTTATPAGMTVRDHYVTEYTVGDCVYTAGQGGQGAFYTSARDFSLNVRSKYYSTGFNFKRGRLEAEGLVGKSKSDYISQSNNVTMTMDAPGLKVSLDNQGLPHFGFPAGYSPENSSAYTQVQLQYRPEEVKNTEDQVKLDLKYRLDTPFFTKIWFGAQARKSTGRQFKGGGFLRSNGSDLAGVGDDVIVPSANVNQTLIWDPNWSGTPRAPDTRSLLNPYSSTAYVTGAQMAQLIDTIRTRSPGSFFKGFDNVSNLPSNWTAPDFNKAAPYFDLSHFNHDLVQSARASDGNVYPQIPTYGAEERVRSTYGRLDFDTELFGYTINGNVGARYTHTRAVATGSYQNKVRIATGTGTSGWVDYIVENGISSVASSYHDVLPSANAMMWLVPDIFLARVGWGKVMSRPRIDLLAPNAICTLNSGSSAFGGDGTDDCTAGNPDLKPFRATNTDLSLEYYPGPDTQVSAAFFKKEISSYILEKQLQKGVDVFHDGSRWDVTQPVNGKGATTRGIEITARTAFTFLPGWLGGFGGDVNYTRMTYKYAAGTERLNVLDGTVLPYPGLSKNSYNVALWYDRGPINARVAYNARDRYYTGGNDISGNPNFQEKTGYLDAKFQYRYNDNITFSIEGKNLTDQEEITDAGDLFRVNELAFSGRRYYASVSLKF
- a CDS encoding glycoside hydrolase family 43 protein, with translation MRQSVSGAAGLVLAVLFASVAVAADAAATFDNPLVRQRADPHVTLQPDGHYYFTATVPEYDRIELRRARSLDALGAAESRVVWRKHAEGPMSHHIWAPELHRIDGKWYLYFTAGRADAIWDIRLYVLENASDDPFAGQWIERGQLKTGWESFSLDATTFALEGKRYLVWTQRPPNSPKQVTAIYIARMDTPLSIAGRATLLSQPDYPWEKVKHDVNEAPAVLVKNGRVFLTYSASATDASYALGMLTASAGADLLDARSWTKSPQPVFASSAANRQYGPGHNAFTTTPDGKTDILVYHARNYRDIVGDPLKNPDRHTRAQAIDWRADGTPDFGNPVAD
- a CDS encoding CGNR zinc finger domain-containing protein; translation: MAPIVGDHLALDLLNTQARNDGATVDYWNSGDDVLDWLARHDIAPKTGAIDRNALLTRAKALRALAHRLIVQRKENTMGDIDGLNEYLHACLSAPHLERDGAGNLVLTRTQRGTTLAALLGPVAEAVAGLLAEGDFALVRQCEHPDCVLWFYDRTKAHKRRWCSMALCGNRYKAAQFRKRSSS
- a CDS encoding alpha/beta fold hydrolase → MTAQNTLLAAATLATAFNANAVDSPVQVHHRTIDIQGVTVFYREAGPAQAPTVLLLHGFGASSYMFRELIPRLAVKYHVVAPDLPGFGQTSVMPGVAFRYTFDNLAAVIDAFTVAKGMERYAMYVFDYGAPVGWRLAVRNPHRIAAIVSQNGNGYEEGLSAGWADMRKAWAAPTAANREALRRFNTLEMTKWQYTEGVSDTSLIAPETYQLAHAAIERIGVEAQMDLLLDYGQNIRQYAQLHDFFRRYQPPLLAIWGKNDPFFTPAGAEAFRRDNPNAEVRFLDTGHFAIETHGQDIAAGMLEFLGRSLDLPAKPATP